From Alienimonas californiensis, a single genomic window includes:
- a CDS encoding 3-keto-disaccharide hydrolase, with amino-acid sequence MLAPTLAAALVAPALLLAAPDHHEEKASSGATVLFDGSSTDAWEKYTGGEIGSKWVVEDDALHFLGNEGQGSGGDIQTKQTFGDFDLRFEFKVAEGANSGVIYGVVPKKGEPAYKTGPEYQILDDSKHGDGKNPKTSAAALYALYAPQVHKTCPATGAVPCPHTPKPMKAVGEWNSGRIVKTGARIRHYLNGVKVVDVRLDSPEFKEAVANSKFKGWNEFAQPLAKNEKTRIVLQDHGNSVWFRNVTVQKPTLTEDGPLLEG; translated from the coding sequence ATGCTCGCCCCGACGCTCGCCGCGGCCCTGGTCGCCCCGGCCCTGCTGCTCGCCGCCCCCGATCACCACGAAGAAAAGGCGTCCTCCGGCGCCACGGTCCTGTTCGACGGCTCCTCCACCGACGCCTGGGAGAAGTACACCGGCGGGGAGATCGGCTCCAAGTGGGTCGTCGAAGACGACGCCCTGCACTTCCTCGGCAACGAGGGCCAGGGCAGCGGCGGGGACATCCAGACCAAGCAGACCTTCGGCGACTTCGACCTGCGGTTCGAGTTCAAGGTCGCCGAGGGCGCTAACAGCGGCGTGATCTACGGCGTGGTCCCCAAGAAGGGCGAGCCGGCCTACAAGACCGGCCCCGAGTATCAGATCCTCGACGACTCCAAGCACGGCGACGGCAAGAACCCCAAGACCAGCGCCGCCGCCCTGTACGCCCTGTACGCGCCGCAGGTGCATAAAACCTGCCCCGCGACCGGCGCCGTCCCCTGCCCGCACACCCCCAAGCCGATGAAGGCCGTTGGCGAGTGGAACAGCGGCCGGATTGTGAAGACCGGCGCCCGCATCCGCCACTACCTCAACGGCGTGAAGGTGGTCGACGTGCGGCTGGACTCCCCCGAGTTCAAGGAAGCCGTCGCCAACAGCAAGTTCAAGGGGTGGAACGAGTTCGCCCAGCCGCTCGCCAAGAATGAGAAGACCCGCATCGTGCTGCAGGACCACGGCAACTCCGTCTGGTTCCGCAACGTGACCGTGCAGAAGCCGACCCTCACCGAAGACGGCCCGCTGCTGGAAGGCTGA
- a CDS encoding sulfatase: protein MLSSRGVAVFALALLWLAAARPAPAEDAPAKAPARPDVLFIAVDDLNDWIGCLTNDRSPLAGGHPDTHTPHLDRLAARGTLFTNAHCAAPACNPSRLAVMTGLRPTTTGLYVNDQDWYAASQDVPVLTETFKNAGYRVRAGGKLFHGGNPGLKDERFWHEYLPLPGFPVPHEAKGGTANGLGRGHFDWAPLEVGDEAMGDTQLVDWATGVIKDDPAGDAPRFTAVGLYRPHLPWFVPQKYFDAVPENPTLPAAPKDDLSDLPPAGVRMAKPDGDHAAVTQADQWGAAVRAYLANIRYADGQVGRLLDALDASGRADNTIIVLWGDHGWHLGEKEHWRKFTLWERATRVPLMIVAPGVTDAGTRCDAPVELTSLFPTLCDLCGVAPAGEFDAPSLRPLLEDPDAAWEHVAVTTHGRGNTSVRGPRFRLIHYKDGGEELYDHAADPGEYRNLLTHADRPPAFGPLQKRLPTDYAPNAPSDKDRPKRRPQGR from the coding sequence GTGCTCAGCTCCCGCGGGGTCGCGGTCTTCGCCCTCGCTCTGCTCTGGCTCGCCGCCGCCCGCCCGGCTCCCGCGGAGGACGCCCCGGCGAAGGCCCCGGCCCGGCCGGACGTGCTGTTCATCGCGGTGGACGATCTGAACGACTGGATCGGCTGCCTGACGAACGACCGCAGCCCGCTGGCCGGCGGGCACCCGGACACGCACACGCCGCACCTCGACCGCCTCGCCGCCCGCGGCACGCTGTTCACCAATGCCCATTGCGCCGCCCCGGCCTGCAATCCCAGCCGGCTGGCGGTGATGACCGGCCTGCGGCCCACCACGACCGGGCTGTACGTGAACGATCAGGACTGGTACGCCGCTTCGCAGGACGTGCCGGTTCTCACCGAGACCTTCAAGAACGCCGGCTATCGGGTGCGGGCCGGCGGCAAGTTGTTCCACGGCGGCAACCCGGGCTTGAAGGACGAACGCTTCTGGCACGAATACCTCCCCCTCCCCGGCTTCCCCGTGCCGCACGAGGCGAAGGGGGGCACCGCCAACGGACTGGGCCGCGGTCATTTCGACTGGGCCCCGTTGGAGGTCGGCGATGAGGCGATGGGCGACACCCAACTCGTCGATTGGGCGACCGGCGTAATCAAAGACGACCCGGCCGGCGACGCCCCGCGGTTCACCGCCGTCGGGCTGTATCGCCCGCATCTGCCGTGGTTCGTCCCGCAGAAATACTTCGACGCCGTCCCCGAGAACCCGACGTTGCCCGCCGCGCCGAAGGACGATCTGAGCGACCTGCCGCCCGCCGGCGTGCGGATGGCGAAGCCGGACGGCGACCACGCCGCCGTCACTCAGGCTGACCAGTGGGGCGCCGCGGTGCGGGCGTACCTCGCGAACATCCGCTACGCCGACGGGCAGGTCGGCCGGCTGCTGGACGCCTTGGACGCCTCCGGCCGGGCGGACAACACGATCATCGTGCTGTGGGGCGACCACGGCTGGCACCTCGGCGAGAAGGAGCACTGGCGGAAGTTCACCCTCTGGGAGCGGGCCACCCGGGTGCCGCTGATGATCGTCGCCCCCGGCGTGACCGACGCGGGAACGCGGTGCGACGCCCCGGTCGAACTGACGAGCCTGTTCCCCACGCTGTGCGACCTGTGCGGCGTCGCCCCTGCCGGAGAGTTCGACGCCCCCAGCCTGCGGCCTCTGTTGGAGGACCCGGACGCCGCGTGGGAGCACGTCGCGGTCACCACCCACGGCCGCGGCAACACCAGCGTGCGGGGGCCGCGGTTCCGCCTGATCCACTACAAAGACGGCGGCGAAGAACTGTACGACCACGCCGCCGACCCCGGCGAATACCGCAACCTGCTGACGCACGCCGACCGTCCGCCCGCCTTCGGCCCGCTGCAAAAACGCCTGCCGACCGACTACGCCCCGAACGCCCCCTCAGACAAAGACCGCCCGAAACGCCGCCCGCAGGGCCGGTGA
- a CDS encoding redoxin domain-containing protein, with protein MFVAPLLFAALAAGDVALTPVPFPADAELRDVHGARTTLGAALADESGEPARAAVIVFVGTECPLVQITAPRLRAVAEEGRKDGVRLVLVDANRQDSLSDLAEFRTRHEFDKAGVPVLKDPGNTLADALKAERTPEVLIFGPSGKDGRTLRYRGRIDDQYGVGTAKASASRDDFGLALASVLKGEPVAEPATEVVGCKIGRAREVDPNAAVTWASGPDGAPGAAAVIFDKCAPCHRPGEAAPFALLDYEEAAGWGPMLAEVVKEDRMPPWPADPAHGEFSNDARLSAAEKETLLTWVKAGCPEGDADAAPAPPTFAEGWRIGEPDAVFAMADEPAQVPAEGVIDYRYLRVDPGFTEDKYVVAAEPRPGNPAVVHHIIVRVIPPDANKKINAGDALIGYAPGLPPMQLKPGQAFKIKAGSQFLFEMHYTANGRPATDLSHVGLKFLDPAEFGGEESLTLVRSEAVMTHRFEIPPGAKSHEVTASRKAPGDFTLLALTPHMHFRGASFRYDLTTPDGETKTLLNVPEYDFNWQLRYDLAEPLRVKKGSTITCTATFDNSAGNPRNPDPTVAVRWGEQSWEEMMIGFLLIASE; from the coding sequence ATGTTCGTCGCCCCGCTCCTGTTCGCCGCCCTCGCCGCGGGCGACGTCGCCCTGACGCCCGTCCCCTTCCCCGCGGACGCCGAACTGCGGGACGTGCACGGGGCCCGCACCACGCTGGGCGCGGCGCTCGCCGACGAGAGCGGCGAACCGGCCCGGGCCGCGGTGATCGTGTTCGTGGGAACCGAGTGCCCGCTGGTGCAGATCACGGCCCCCCGGCTGCGGGCCGTCGCGGAGGAGGGTCGGAAGGACGGCGTGCGGCTCGTGCTGGTCGACGCCAACCGGCAGGACTCGCTGAGCGACCTCGCCGAGTTTCGCACCCGGCACGAGTTCGACAAAGCCGGCGTGCCGGTCCTCAAAGACCCCGGTAACACGCTGGCCGACGCGCTGAAGGCCGAACGCACGCCGGAGGTGCTGATCTTCGGTCCGTCGGGGAAAGACGGCCGCACGCTGCGGTATCGCGGGCGGATCGACGATCAGTACGGCGTGGGCACCGCGAAGGCGTCCGCGTCGCGGGATGATTTCGGCCTCGCATTGGCCAGCGTGCTGAAGGGCGAACCGGTCGCGGAGCCGGCGACGGAGGTCGTCGGCTGCAAGATCGGCCGCGCCCGCGAGGTCGATCCGAACGCCGCCGTCACCTGGGCGAGCGGTCCGGACGGGGCTCCCGGCGCCGCGGCGGTGATCTTCGACAAGTGCGCCCCCTGCCACCGCCCCGGCGAGGCGGCGCCCTTCGCCCTGCTGGACTACGAGGAAGCCGCCGGCTGGGGGCCGATGCTGGCCGAGGTCGTCAAAGAGGACCGCATGCCGCCCTGGCCCGCCGACCCGGCCCACGGGGAGTTCAGCAACGACGCCCGCCTCTCCGCCGCGGAGAAGGAAACGCTGCTGACCTGGGTGAAGGCCGGCTGCCCCGAGGGCGACGCCGACGCCGCCCCGGCCCCGCCGACGTTCGCCGAGGGTTGGCGGATCGGCGAGCCCGACGCCGTCTTCGCCATGGCCGACGAGCCCGCCCAGGTGCCGGCCGAGGGGGTGATCGATTACCGCTACCTCCGCGTCGACCCGGGCTTCACCGAAGACAAATACGTCGTCGCCGCGGAGCCCCGGCCGGGCAACCCGGCGGTGGTGCATCACATCATCGTGCGGGTGATCCCGCCGGACGCCAACAAGAAGATCAACGCCGGCGACGCCCTGATCGGCTACGCCCCCGGCCTGCCGCCGATGCAGCTCAAGCCCGGTCAGGCGTTCAAGATCAAAGCCGGTTCGCAGTTCCTGTTCGAAATGCACTACACCGCCAACGGCCGGCCGGCGACGGACCTGTCGCACGTCGGGTTAAAGTTCCTCGACCCCGCGGAGTTCGGCGGGGAGGAGAGCCTCACGCTGGTCCGCAGCGAGGCCGTGATGACCCACCGCTTCGAGATCCCTCCCGGGGCGAAGTCCCACGAAGTGACGGCCTCCCGCAAGGCCCCCGGCGACTTCACCCTGCTGGCCCTCACCCCGCACATGCACTTCCGCGGCGCCAGTTTTCGCTACGACCTGACGACGCCCGACGGCGAGACGAAGACCCTACTGAACGTGCCGGAGTACGACTTCAACTGGCAGCTCCGCTACGACCTCGCCGAGCCGCTGCGGGTGAAGAAGGGCTCCACGATCACCTGCACGGCGACCTTCGACAACAGCGCCGGCAACCCCCGCAACCCGGACCCGACCGTCGCCGTCCGCTGGGGCGAGCAAAGCTGGGAAGAGATGATGATCGGCTTCCTGCTGATCGCCTCGGAGTGA
- a CDS encoding nuclear transport factor 2 family protein, with product MLAVLPPLLLAGLLAAPPTEPAVDVSAARTAAELDAFWAEAARTVRNGDAAGYTALYHPDAVFVSDVKGTVAPIAEQLEKWNPGFEETKAGETVAEVSFRFTQRLHGPTTAHETGLFRYVSHAPGATGEPAFVRFEALLVRGPDGWRWVMERQLGVVTEREWEAARAAAETLRR from the coding sequence ATGCTCGCCGTCCTGCCCCCGCTGCTGCTCGCCGGTTTGCTGGCCGCCCCGCCGACGGAACCCGCCGTTGATGTGTCGGCCGCCCGGACCGCCGCCGAACTCGACGCGTTCTGGGCCGAGGCCGCCCGCACGGTCCGCAATGGGGACGCCGCCGGCTACACAGCCCTCTACCACCCGGACGCCGTGTTCGTCAGCGACGTGAAGGGCACGGTCGCCCCGATCGCGGAGCAGTTGGAGAAGTGGAACCCCGGCTTCGAGGAGACGAAAGCCGGCGAAACGGTCGCGGAGGTGTCGTTTCGCTTCACCCAACGCCTGCACGGCCCCACGACCGCCCACGAGACGGGGCTGTTCCGATACGTCTCCCATGCTCCCGGGGCGACGGGCGAGCCGGCGTTCGTGCGGTTCGAGGCCCTGCTGGTCCGCGGCCCGGACGGCTGGCGGTGGGTGATGGAACGCCAGCTCGGGGTCGTCACGGAGCGGGAGTGGGAGGCGGCGAGGGCGGCCGCGGAGACCCTGCGTAGATGA
- a CDS encoding CAP domain-containing protein, translating into MPLAPTAPLLAALLTPGLLFQDAVVPPAAPPAPADAPAETTAEPADEHGTIKLPPTGGERRTADRADLEQAEKIIIDLTNEFRKKNDLKPVTRDETLAEAAEKFGAYLAQQGVFGHRAGGTKPSERVTAAGYDYCTVRENLAYHFDTFGFKAEKLANESVTGWINSPGHRANLLAEDVTETGVGVVHDAESGRYFSVQLFALPASAAVQFEVENRTGAPQTYRVGDREYTLPPRYVQTHKSCSPGAVKVVLNPAPPSAATGTEGENADAASGPTLELSSGQVLILRSGPDGGVDPEVWTPPAEETEETNGTTPR; encoded by the coding sequence ATGCCGCTCGCTCCGACCGCCCCGCTGCTCGCCGCCCTGTTGACGCCGGGACTGCTATTTCAGGACGCCGTCGTCCCCCCCGCCGCCCCGCCGGCGCCCGCGGACGCCCCGGCTGAAACCACGGCGGAGCCGGCGGACGAGCACGGCACGATCAAACTCCCCCCCACCGGCGGGGAACGCCGCACCGCGGACCGGGCCGATCTGGAACAGGCGGAGAAAATTATCATCGACCTCACCAACGAGTTCCGCAAGAAGAACGATTTAAAGCCCGTGACCCGCGACGAAACGCTCGCGGAGGCGGCGGAGAAGTTCGGGGCGTATCTCGCGCAGCAGGGCGTGTTCGGGCACCGGGCCGGCGGGACCAAGCCGTCGGAGCGGGTCACGGCGGCCGGCTACGACTACTGCACCGTGCGGGAGAACCTCGCCTACCACTTCGACACCTTCGGCTTCAAAGCGGAGAAGCTGGCGAACGAATCCGTCACCGGCTGGATTAATTCCCCCGGCCACCGGGCCAACCTGCTCGCCGAGGACGTGACCGAGACCGGCGTCGGCGTGGTGCACGACGCGGAAAGCGGCCGGTATTTCTCCGTGCAGCTGTTCGCCCTGCCGGCGAGCGCCGCCGTGCAATTCGAAGTCGAGAACCGCACCGGGGCGCCGCAGACGTATCGAGTGGGGGATCGAGAATATACGCTCCCCCCGCGCTACGTGCAGACGCATAAAAGCTGCTCCCCCGGCGCCGTGAAGGTCGTGTTGAACCCCGCCCCGCCGTCCGCCGCGACGGGGACCGAGGGCGAGAACGCCGACGCCGCGTCCGGGCCGACGTTGGAGTTGTCCTCCGGTCAGGTGTTAATCCTGCGGTCCGGCCCGGACGGCGGCGTGGACCCGGAGGTCTGGACTCCCCCGGCGGAGGAGACTGAGGAAACGAACGGGACGACGCCCCGCTGA
- a CDS encoding Lpg1974 family pore-forming outer membrane protein has translation MPTVARSLTTALLSGAALCAAPHAFAQQYAVPAGEAIVLDGGAGGGGHVDPQMHTAYRTASAGGDFVGGPMGGPVMGGPGAGYPMTGGEMVAESYPVMRSTQYPSPGGGGYVFDDPTYAGPIVSDSVCDGACDVGCDAGSPYGRVIYDSGVSGGYGGGYGAGLYNDVCGSCGTTGCTPATCDPTCEGDLACGGPVVCNKFGRCGKFYTNATAKQACGLSAGYAFLFLRPHQGDATAAVTRTPTGQGVASMRQDFDFDLASGSRIYAELIRPDAVGLRVTWSGLEADSDRQEFAGTTVNAAPGVTSAAIPALFALDTNSPSGVVTAGAGNVLMTESEVQFSNFDVDATRRLRAGNWLLNTGGGLRFARLDQEYSATVVGRNAGEASSSMAFHGAGLTGFAEARRPIGNSGFAFVSAGRISLLAGENETDARVSQGGQVLTGSSTRNDFVPTGELQVGGEWSAWVNPNTLFFTQLAYEGHVWGGVGSPGSAEGNVGFTGFNLTLGLEW, from the coding sequence ATGCCCACCGTCGCCCGCTCGCTGACGACCGCCCTGTTGTCCGGGGCGGCCCTCTGCGCCGCTCCGCACGCGTTCGCCCAGCAGTACGCCGTCCCCGCCGGGGAGGCGATCGTGCTGGATGGCGGTGCAGGGGGCGGCGGGCACGTCGATCCTCAGATGCACACCGCGTACCGAACCGCTTCCGCCGGCGGAGATTTCGTCGGCGGCCCGATGGGCGGTCCCGTAATGGGCGGCCCCGGGGCGGGCTATCCCATGACCGGCGGGGAGATGGTCGCGGAGTCCTATCCGGTGATGCGATCCACCCAATACCCGTCGCCCGGCGGCGGGGGGTACGTCTTCGACGACCCCACCTACGCCGGCCCGATCGTCTCCGACAGCGTCTGCGACGGAGCTTGCGACGTCGGCTGCGACGCCGGCAGCCCCTACGGCCGGGTGATCTACGACTCCGGCGTGAGCGGCGGGTACGGCGGCGGCTACGGCGCCGGGCTGTACAACGACGTCTGCGGCTCCTGCGGAACCACGGGCTGCACGCCCGCCACCTGTGACCCGACCTGCGAGGGCGATCTGGCCTGCGGCGGGCCGGTGGTGTGCAATAAGTTCGGCCGGTGCGGCAAGTTCTACACGAACGCCACCGCCAAGCAGGCCTGCGGCCTCAGCGCCGGGTACGCCTTCCTCTTCCTCCGCCCCCACCAGGGCGACGCCACCGCCGCGGTCACCCGCACCCCCACCGGCCAGGGCGTCGCCAGCATGCGGCAGGACTTCGACTTCGATCTGGCCTCCGGCTCCCGCATCTATGCGGAGCTGATCCGCCCGGACGCCGTCGGTTTGCGGGTGACCTGGAGCGGGCTGGAAGCGGATTCCGACCGCCAGGAGTTCGCCGGCACGACCGTGAACGCCGCCCCCGGCGTGACCAGCGCCGCGATCCCGGCGCTGTTCGCCCTGGACACCAACTCCCCCTCCGGCGTGGTGACGGCCGGCGCCGGCAACGTGCTGATGACGGAGAGCGAAGTGCAGTTCTCGAACTTCGACGTCGACGCCACCCGCCGCCTGCGGGCCGGCAACTGGCTGCTGAACACCGGCGGCGGCCTGCGGTTCGCCCGGCTGGATCAGGAATACTCCGCCACGGTGGTCGGCCGGAACGCCGGCGAGGCTAGCAGCTCCATGGCGTTCCACGGCGCCGGCCTGACCGGCTTCGCCGAGGCCCGCCGCCCGATCGGCAACAGCGGCTTCGCCTTCGTCAGCGCCGGCCGCATCTCGCTGCTGGCCGGCGAGAACGAAACCGACGCCCGCGTCAGCCAGGGCGGCCAGGTCCTCACCGGCTCCTCCACCCGCAACGACTTCGTGCCGACCGGCGAGTTGCAGGTCGGCGGCGAATGGAGCGCCTGGGTGAACCCCAACACGCTGTTCTTCACCCAGTTGGCCTACGAGGGCCACGTCTGGGGCGGCGTGGGCAGCCCCGGTTCGGCGGAGGGCAACGTCGGCTTCACCGGCTTCAACCTCACGCTGGGTCTGGAGTGGTAA